From one Lycium barbarum isolate Lr01 chromosome 6, ASM1917538v2, whole genome shotgun sequence genomic stretch:
- the LOC132645183 gene encoding sugar transporter ERD6-like 5 isoform X1, with product MTDNMGEGLLNGSSLRKASWKSHVTANVVLSSSVAACGYFAYGFAGGYPSPAQSGIMDDLGLSIAEYSVFASIITFGGMIGALISGKVADFFGRRATMWLLDLFIILGWCSIIFGKRAWLLDAGRLLMGVGVGIQLYVAPIYISEVAPKNVRGCFLAAASFTLVLGFSLAYYIGNNMSWRTLALVGATPCFIQVLGVFFIPESPRWLSKNGLEKEVEASLQRLRGANADISTEATEIKDYTEIVQQHSGSKFMDLFSRKYARPLIVGTGLMALVQFGGTSAITSFASSIFRAAGCAADSASRVMAVLQVPFAAMGIILTEKAGRRLLMMVSSAGACLGCFLVALGFLFEDHHQSAELTSSMVFSGIMLFSVSFTMGMGSTPWIIMSEILPINIKGSAGSLTTLISCFTSWIVSYTFNFLFQWNAAGVFFMFAFFCGSVVVFVAMLVPETKGRTLEEIQASMTLLQ from the exons ATGACTGACAACATGGGAGAAGGTTTATTAAATGGGAGTAGTCTCAGAAAAGCAAGTTGGAAATCCCATGTTACTGCAAATGTTGTTTTGAGCTCCTCAGTTGCTGCCTGTGGTTACTTTGCCTATGGATTTGCT GGTGGATATCCATCTCCTGCTCAATCAGGGATCATGGATGACCTGGGACTCTCTATAGCAGAA TACTCAGTTTTTGCTTCAATCATAACATTTGGAGGAATGATTGGGGCTCTGATAAGTGGAAAGGTGGCTGATTTTTTCGGCAGGAGAGCT ACAATGTGGCTTTTGGATTTATTTATTATCTTGGGCTGGTGTTCAATAATCTTTGGCAAG AGAGCTTGGTTGCTTGATGCTGGAAGGTTGCTTATGGGAGTTGGTGTGGGAATTCAGTTATATGtg GCACCTATATACATTTCAGAGGTCGCGCCAAAAAATGTCCGAGGGTGCTTTCTAGCTGCTGCTTCA TTTACGCTGGTTCTTGGATTTTCACTGGCATATTACATTGGAAATAACATGAGCTGGCGTACTTTAGCCCTAGTAG GTGCTACCCCTTGCTTTATACAGGTGCTAGGTGTATTCTTCATACCAGAGTCTCCTCGGTGGTTG TCGAAAAATGGTTTGGAGAAGGAGGTAGAAGCATCACTACAACGTCTGAGGGGGGCAAATGCAGATATTTCCACTGAAGCGACTGAAATAAAA GACTATACTGAAATAGTTCAGCAACACTCAGGATCCAAATTTATGGATTTGTTCAGTAGGAAATATGCCCGTCCACTGATT GTTGGAACTGGATTAATGGCTCTTGTACAGTTTGGAGGGACCAGTGCGATAACTTCTTTTGCCAGTTCAATTTTTAGAGCAGCAG GTTGTGCGGCAGACTCAGCATCTAGAGTCATGGCTGTTCTCCAG GTTCCATTTGCTGCCATGGGTATTATCCTTACAGAAAAAGCTGGGCGAAGACTTCTTATGATG GTTTCTTCTGCTGGGGCTTGCTTGGGATGCTTTCTTGTTGCATTGGGATTTCTTTTCGAG GATCATCATCAATCTGCAGAGCTAACCTCTTCAATGGTGTTCTCTGGCATAATG CTCTTTTCTGTATCTTTCACGATGGGCATGGGTAGTACACCCTGGATTATCATGTCAGAG ATACTTCCTATAAACATCAAGGGTTCTGCTGGAAGTCTTACGACATTGATCAGCTGTTTTACTTCGTGGATAGTTTCTTATACTTTTAATTTCCTATTCCAATGGAATGCAGCAG GAGTGTTCTTCATGTTTGCATTCTTTTGTGGCTCAGTCGTTGTATTTGTTGCAATGCTGGTACCAGAGACTAAGGGCCGGACACTTGAAGAAATCCAGGCATCGATGACATTACTCCAATGA
- the LOC132645183 gene encoding sugar transporter ERD6-like 5 isoform X2 — translation MTDNMGEGLLNGSSLRKASWKSHVTANVVLSSSVAACGYFAYGFAGGYPSPAQSGIMDDLGLSIAEYSVFASIITFGGMIGALISGKVADFFGRRARAWLLDAGRLLMGVGVGIQLYVAPIYISEVAPKNVRGCFLAAASFTLVLGFSLAYYIGNNMSWRTLALVGATPCFIQVLGVFFIPESPRWLSKNGLEKEVEASLQRLRGANADISTEATEIKDYTEIVQQHSGSKFMDLFSRKYARPLIVGTGLMALVQFGGTSAITSFASSIFRAAGCAADSASRVMAVLQVPFAAMGIILTEKAGRRLLMMVSSAGACLGCFLVALGFLFEDHHQSAELTSSMVFSGIMLFSVSFTMGMGSTPWIIMSEILPINIKGSAGSLTTLISCFTSWIVSYTFNFLFQWNAAGVFFMFAFFCGSVVVFVAMLVPETKGRTLEEIQASMTLLQ, via the exons ATGACTGACAACATGGGAGAAGGTTTATTAAATGGGAGTAGTCTCAGAAAAGCAAGTTGGAAATCCCATGTTACTGCAAATGTTGTTTTGAGCTCCTCAGTTGCTGCCTGTGGTTACTTTGCCTATGGATTTGCT GGTGGATATCCATCTCCTGCTCAATCAGGGATCATGGATGACCTGGGACTCTCTATAGCAGAA TACTCAGTTTTTGCTTCAATCATAACATTTGGAGGAATGATTGGGGCTCTGATAAGTGGAAAGGTGGCTGATTTTTTCGGCAGGAGAGCT AGAGCTTGGTTGCTTGATGCTGGAAGGTTGCTTATGGGAGTTGGTGTGGGAATTCAGTTATATGtg GCACCTATATACATTTCAGAGGTCGCGCCAAAAAATGTCCGAGGGTGCTTTCTAGCTGCTGCTTCA TTTACGCTGGTTCTTGGATTTTCACTGGCATATTACATTGGAAATAACATGAGCTGGCGTACTTTAGCCCTAGTAG GTGCTACCCCTTGCTTTATACAGGTGCTAGGTGTATTCTTCATACCAGAGTCTCCTCGGTGGTTG TCGAAAAATGGTTTGGAGAAGGAGGTAGAAGCATCACTACAACGTCTGAGGGGGGCAAATGCAGATATTTCCACTGAAGCGACTGAAATAAAA GACTATACTGAAATAGTTCAGCAACACTCAGGATCCAAATTTATGGATTTGTTCAGTAGGAAATATGCCCGTCCACTGATT GTTGGAACTGGATTAATGGCTCTTGTACAGTTTGGAGGGACCAGTGCGATAACTTCTTTTGCCAGTTCAATTTTTAGAGCAGCAG GTTGTGCGGCAGACTCAGCATCTAGAGTCATGGCTGTTCTCCAG GTTCCATTTGCTGCCATGGGTATTATCCTTACAGAAAAAGCTGGGCGAAGACTTCTTATGATG GTTTCTTCTGCTGGGGCTTGCTTGGGATGCTTTCTTGTTGCATTGGGATTTCTTTTCGAG GATCATCATCAATCTGCAGAGCTAACCTCTTCAATGGTGTTCTCTGGCATAATG CTCTTTTCTGTATCTTTCACGATGGGCATGGGTAGTACACCCTGGATTATCATGTCAGAG ATACTTCCTATAAACATCAAGGGTTCTGCTGGAAGTCTTACGACATTGATCAGCTGTTTTACTTCGTGGATAGTTTCTTATACTTTTAATTTCCTATTCCAATGGAATGCAGCAG GAGTGTTCTTCATGTTTGCATTCTTTTGTGGCTCAGTCGTTGTATTTGTTGCAATGCTGGTACCAGAGACTAAGGGCCGGACACTTGAAGAAATCCAGGCATCGATGACATTACTCCAATGA
- the LOC132645183 gene encoding sugar transporter ERD6-like 5 isoform X3 produces the protein MDDLGLSIAEYSVFASIITFGGMIGALISGKVADFFGRRATMWLLDLFIILGWCSIIFGKRAWLLDAGRLLMGVGVGIQLYVAPIYISEVAPKNVRGCFLAAASFTLVLGFSLAYYIGNNMSWRTLALVGATPCFIQVLGVFFIPESPRWLSKNGLEKEVEASLQRLRGANADISTEATEIKDYTEIVQQHSGSKFMDLFSRKYARPLIVGTGLMALVQFGGTSAITSFASSIFRAAGCAADSASRVMAVLQVPFAAMGIILTEKAGRRLLMMVSSAGACLGCFLVALGFLFEDHHQSAELTSSMVFSGIMLFSVSFTMGMGSTPWIIMSEILPINIKGSAGSLTTLISCFTSWIVSYTFNFLFQWNAAGVFFMFAFFCGSVVVFVAMLVPETKGRTLEEIQASMTLLQ, from the exons ATGGATGACCTGGGACTCTCTATAGCAGAA TACTCAGTTTTTGCTTCAATCATAACATTTGGAGGAATGATTGGGGCTCTGATAAGTGGAAAGGTGGCTGATTTTTTCGGCAGGAGAGCT ACAATGTGGCTTTTGGATTTATTTATTATCTTGGGCTGGTGTTCAATAATCTTTGGCAAG AGAGCTTGGTTGCTTGATGCTGGAAGGTTGCTTATGGGAGTTGGTGTGGGAATTCAGTTATATGtg GCACCTATATACATTTCAGAGGTCGCGCCAAAAAATGTCCGAGGGTGCTTTCTAGCTGCTGCTTCA TTTACGCTGGTTCTTGGATTTTCACTGGCATATTACATTGGAAATAACATGAGCTGGCGTACTTTAGCCCTAGTAG GTGCTACCCCTTGCTTTATACAGGTGCTAGGTGTATTCTTCATACCAGAGTCTCCTCGGTGGTTG TCGAAAAATGGTTTGGAGAAGGAGGTAGAAGCATCACTACAACGTCTGAGGGGGGCAAATGCAGATATTTCCACTGAAGCGACTGAAATAAAA GACTATACTGAAATAGTTCAGCAACACTCAGGATCCAAATTTATGGATTTGTTCAGTAGGAAATATGCCCGTCCACTGATT GTTGGAACTGGATTAATGGCTCTTGTACAGTTTGGAGGGACCAGTGCGATAACTTCTTTTGCCAGTTCAATTTTTAGAGCAGCAG GTTGTGCGGCAGACTCAGCATCTAGAGTCATGGCTGTTCTCCAG GTTCCATTTGCTGCCATGGGTATTATCCTTACAGAAAAAGCTGGGCGAAGACTTCTTATGATG GTTTCTTCTGCTGGGGCTTGCTTGGGATGCTTTCTTGTTGCATTGGGATTTCTTTTCGAG GATCATCATCAATCTGCAGAGCTAACCTCTTCAATGGTGTTCTCTGGCATAATG CTCTTTTCTGTATCTTTCACGATGGGCATGGGTAGTACACCCTGGATTATCATGTCAGAG ATACTTCCTATAAACATCAAGGGTTCTGCTGGAAGTCTTACGACATTGATCAGCTGTTTTACTTCGTGGATAGTTTCTTATACTTTTAATTTCCTATTCCAATGGAATGCAGCAG GAGTGTTCTTCATGTTTGCATTCTTTTGTGGCTCAGTCGTTGTATTTGTTGCAATGCTGGTACCAGAGACTAAGGGCCGGACACTTGAAGAAATCCAGGCATCGATGACATTACTCCAATGA
- the LOC132645185 gene encoding sugar transporter ERD6-like 5 isoform X1 codes for MEEQLLSTKGNKFPVGTSATVFLSTFVVTCGSLSYGFAVGYSSPAQSGIMADLGLSIADYSTFGAILTLGGTVGALASGTIADMFGRRVAMWFLDLCSILGWLSIIFATSVWWLDIGRFLMGIGAGALFYVAPIYIAEISPKSIRGGCTAAFAFMVYFGFSVMFLIGNILTWRTLAIVGIIPSLVQFLGLFFIPESPRWLAKIGRDKQVEASLQYLRGRNVDISLETAEIKDNVESLQQLSGSRYLDMFNRRYAHSLIVGFGVMILVQSGGTDAISSFASSIFEKAGCSASFATTTMGLIQLPFAAMGIFLLDATGRRPVLMVASAGTCFGNFLVGVGFLCKEYDQMSQFAATLVETGILVFSVFYSMGVGGAAITIVSEIFPMNIKGSAGSLAIVCNWFTSWIVTYAFNFLFEWSPSGVFFMFTCFSGLMIPFVAKIVPETKGRTLEEIQASMTLLN; via the exons ATGGAAGAACAACTATTAAGTACTAAAGGAAACAAATTCCCTGTTGGCACCTCAGCAACTgtttttctaagcacttttgttgttacatGTGGTTCCTTGTCTTATGGATTTGCT GTTGGCTACTCTTCTCCTGCCCAGTCAGGTATCATGGCTGACCTTGGATTGTCCATTGCAGAT TATTCAACATTTGGAGCTATTCTGACACTTGGTGGAACTGTAGGTGCCTTGGCGAGTGGCACTATTGCAGATATGTTTGGGCGGAGAGTA GCAATGTGGTTCCTGGATCTATGTTCCATCCTGGGATGGCTATCTATAATCTTTGCAACG AGTGTTTGGTGGCTTGATATCGGAAGATTTCTAATGGGAATCGGAGCTGGAGCTCTCTTTTATGTG GCTCCTATATACATTGCAGAAATATCGCCAAAAAGTATTCGAGGTGGATGCACAGCTGCATTTGCG TTCATGGTATATTTTGGCTTTTCAGTGATGTTTCTAATTGGGAATATCCTCACTTGGCGCACCTTGGCTATAGTAG GAATTATCCCCTCTTTGGTGCAGTTTCTAGGCCTATTCTTCATACCAGAGTCCCCAAGATGGCTG GCCAAAATTGGTCGTGACAAACAAGTAGAAGCATCTCTACAATATCTGAGAGGAAGAAATGTTGACATTTCTTTAGAAACAGCTGAAATTAAG GACAATGTGGAGTCACTTCAGCAGCTCTCAGGATCAAGATATCTGGATATGTTCAACCGTAGATATGCTCATTCACTCATT GTAGGATTTGGAGTAATGATTCTGGTGCAGTCTGGAGGAACTGATGCAATTTCATCTTTCGCTAGTTCCATTTTCGAAAAAGCTG GTTGCTCGGCCAGTTTTGCAACTACAACAATGGGATTAATCCAG CTTCCTTTTGCTGCTATGGGCATATTCTTACTGGATGCTACTGGAAGACGGCCAGTTCTGATG GTCGCTTCTGCTGGGACTTGCTTCGGAAACTTTCTTGTAGGTGTAGGCTTTCTGTGTAAG GAGTATGATCAAATGAGTCAGTTTGCTGCCACATTGGTGGAAACCGGCATACTG GTATTCAGTGTATTTTACTCAATGGGTGTGGGTGGTGCAGCTATAACGATTGTTTCAGAG ATATTTCCTATGAACATTAAAGGATCAGCTGGAAGTCTTGCAATTGTATGCAACTGGTTTACTTCTTGGATTGTCACCTATGCTTTTAACTTCTTGTTTGAATGGAGCCCTTCAG GTGTGTTCTTCATGTTCACATGTTTTTCCGGGTTGATGATCCCATTTGTTGCAAAGATAGTGCCAGAGACAAAAGGTCGGACACTTGAGGAAATTCAGGCATCCATGACACTGCTAAACTGA
- the LOC132645185 gene encoding sugar transporter ERD6-like 5 isoform X2 gives MADLGLSIADYSTFGAILTLGGTVGALASGTIADMFGRRVAMWFLDLCSILGWLSIIFATSVWWLDIGRFLMGIGAGALFYVAPIYIAEISPKSIRGGCTAAFAFMVYFGFSVMFLIGNILTWRTLAIVGIIPSLVQFLGLFFIPESPRWLAKIGRDKQVEASLQYLRGRNVDISLETAEIKDNVESLQQLSGSRYLDMFNRRYAHSLIVGFGVMILVQSGGTDAISSFASSIFEKAGCSASFATTTMGLIQLPFAAMGIFLLDATGRRPVLMVASAGTCFGNFLVGVGFLCKEYDQMSQFAATLVETGILVFSVFYSMGVGGAAITIVSEIFPMNIKGSAGSLAIVCNWFTSWIVTYAFNFLFEWSPSGVFFMFTCFSGLMIPFVAKIVPETKGRTLEEIQASMTLLN, from the exons ATGGCTGACCTTGGATTGTCCATTGCAGAT TATTCAACATTTGGAGCTATTCTGACACTTGGTGGAACTGTAGGTGCCTTGGCGAGTGGCACTATTGCAGATATGTTTGGGCGGAGAGTA GCAATGTGGTTCCTGGATCTATGTTCCATCCTGGGATGGCTATCTATAATCTTTGCAACG AGTGTTTGGTGGCTTGATATCGGAAGATTTCTAATGGGAATCGGAGCTGGAGCTCTCTTTTATGTG GCTCCTATATACATTGCAGAAATATCGCCAAAAAGTATTCGAGGTGGATGCACAGCTGCATTTGCG TTCATGGTATATTTTGGCTTTTCAGTGATGTTTCTAATTGGGAATATCCTCACTTGGCGCACCTTGGCTATAGTAG GAATTATCCCCTCTTTGGTGCAGTTTCTAGGCCTATTCTTCATACCAGAGTCCCCAAGATGGCTG GCCAAAATTGGTCGTGACAAACAAGTAGAAGCATCTCTACAATATCTGAGAGGAAGAAATGTTGACATTTCTTTAGAAACAGCTGAAATTAAG GACAATGTGGAGTCACTTCAGCAGCTCTCAGGATCAAGATATCTGGATATGTTCAACCGTAGATATGCTCATTCACTCATT GTAGGATTTGGAGTAATGATTCTGGTGCAGTCTGGAGGAACTGATGCAATTTCATCTTTCGCTAGTTCCATTTTCGAAAAAGCTG GTTGCTCGGCCAGTTTTGCAACTACAACAATGGGATTAATCCAG CTTCCTTTTGCTGCTATGGGCATATTCTTACTGGATGCTACTGGAAGACGGCCAGTTCTGATG GTCGCTTCTGCTGGGACTTGCTTCGGAAACTTTCTTGTAGGTGTAGGCTTTCTGTGTAAG GAGTATGATCAAATGAGTCAGTTTGCTGCCACATTGGTGGAAACCGGCATACTG GTATTCAGTGTATTTTACTCAATGGGTGTGGGTGGTGCAGCTATAACGATTGTTTCAGAG ATATTTCCTATGAACATTAAAGGATCAGCTGGAAGTCTTGCAATTGTATGCAACTGGTTTACTTCTTGGATTGTCACCTATGCTTTTAACTTCTTGTTTGAATGGAGCCCTTCAG GTGTGTTCTTCATGTTCACATGTTTTTCCGGGTTGATGATCCCATTTGTTGCAAAGATAGTGCCAGAGACAAAAGGTCGGACACTTGAGGAAATTCAGGCATCCATGACACTGCTAAACTGA